The following are encoded together in the Tripterygium wilfordii isolate XIE 37 chromosome 18, ASM1340144v1, whole genome shotgun sequence genome:
- the LOC119983283 gene encoding cysteine-rich receptor-like protein kinase 1 isoform X1 — translation MHFAISMSKNLIWVFVILPNFFSLALSDPRASESHLVCGADKNPYNSSFIPNFYNVMHNLIKQVANHLSGSYFVATPSPAIYGMAQCHRDLSPVDCQVCFSEGRVKLPKCLPSSSARIFLDGCFLRYDNYSFFNEATDPKYDYVNCSSSKEVLTDKSLLMDFNSKVAQVIKNVTETAVVNKGFAVSEVRGGVVAVYALAQCWTTLDADSCRLCLNLAGSKLRQCKPGAGGRALYAGCYMRYSTERFFNIAVDTEEGPDKDSYKGIIIGIVLSAVAFVLLASFGAYIGYKRLSEKKKDQNSIRQALASSNRSSLNFKYEALEKATDYFNESRKLGQGGAGSVFKGILLDGRVVAVKRLVYNTRQWVDQFFNEVNLISGIQHKNIVSLLGCSIEGPESLLVYEFVPNRSLDQILFAKSTIHVLNWQQRFSMILGIAEGLAYLHGGSGVKIIHRDIKASNILLDENFTSKIADFGLARCAASDQSHISTGIAGTLGYMAPEYLVKGQLTEKADVYSFGVLILEISTGRKNTVFSQGSDSILHSVWKHYERRTLTKTVDAGLEGIFPEEEASKVLQIGLLCTQASAALRPSMSEVVQMLNDKECVVPSPKQPPFLNASVLSPDDSNESSIITSYVTPKDYAARNKSSSDSRLSSIPAIQESIGSSETNQSGQESNPSPGENSRLQI, via the exons ATGCATTTCGCAATCTCAATGTCTAAAAACCTAATCTGGGTGTTCGTCATATTGCCAAATTTCTTCTCGCTTGCTCTCTCCGACCCTCGAGCCTCTGAATCACATCTTGTCTGTGGTGCAGATAAGAACCCTTACAATTCGAGTTTCATTCCTAATTTCTATAATGTGATGCACAACCTAATTAAACAAGTCGCCAATCATCTCTCTGGATCCTATTTCGTCGCCACACCATCGCCGGCGATCTATGGTATGGCCCAATGTCACCGAGATCTATCCCCTGTTGACTGCCAGGTCTGTTTCAGCGAAGGCAGAGTGAAACTCCCGAAATGTCTCCCTAGCAGCTCTGCTCGTATCTTTCTCGATGGTTGCTTTCTTCGTTACGATAACTACAGCTTCTTTAATGAAGCCACTGACCCGAAATACGACTATGTGAACTGTAGCTCGTCGAAGGAGGTTTTGACGGATAAGTCATTATTGATGGATTTCAACAGTAAGGTCGCTCAAGTGATCAAGAATGTGACTGAAACGGCGGTGGTAAATAAGGGTTTTGCGGTGTCGGAGGTGAGAGGAGGCGTTGTGGCGGTGTATGCATTGGCACAGTGTTGGACAACGCTCGATGCTGATAGTTGTAGGTTATGTCTGAACTTAGCAGGGTCTAAGTTGAGGCAGTGTAAGCCTGGGGCTGGTGGCAGGGCACTCTATGCTGGTTGTTATATGAGGTACTCTacggagagattcttcaacatTGCTGTGGACACCGAGGAGGGTCCTGATAAGG ACTCTTACAAAGGAATTATCATAGGAATCGTATTATCAGCGGTGGCATTTGTTCTCCTTGCTTCTTTTGGCGCTTATATAGGGTACAAGAGACTatcagagaagaaaaaag ATCAAAATAGTATTCGTCAAGCTCTAGCTTCGTCAAACAGATCTAGTTTGAATTTCAAGTATGAAGCACTTGAGAAGGCAACCGACTACTTCAATGAGTCGAGGAAACTAGGACAAGGAGGAGCAGGTTCTGTTTTCAAAGGGATTCTACTTGATGGGAGAGTGGTTGCAGTTAAGAGATTGGTCTATAATACACGGCAATGGGTGGATCAGTTTTTCAATGAAGTAAATTTAATCAGTGGTATTCAACACAAGAATATTGTTAGTCTTTTGGGTTGCAGCATTGAAGGACCAGAGAGCCTCTTAGTTTACGAGTTCGTGCCTAACCGAAGCCTCGATCAAATTTTGTTTG CTAAGAGCACAATACATGTTCTCAACTGGCAGCAGCGGTTCAGTATGATTCTCGGGATCGCTGAGGGGCTTGCATATCTTCATGgaggttctggagtaaaaattatCCACAGAGACATAAAAGCCAGCAACATTCTTCTTGACGAGAATTTTACTTCAAAGATTGCTGATTTTGGGCTTGCTCGATGTGCGGCTTCTGATCAATCCCATATTAGCACTGGAATCGCGGGAACACT GGGATATATGGCTCCAGAATATCTAGTTAAAGGACAGTTAACAGAAAAGGCAGATGTATATTCATTTGGCGTGCTTATTCTCGAGATTTCTACTGGAAGGAAAAATACTGTATTTTCTCAGGGTTCAGATTCGATTTTGCATTCC GTTTGGAAGCACTACGAGAGACGGACTTTAACAAAAACAGTTGATGCCGGTTTAGAAGGTATATTTCCAGAGGAAGAGGCATCCAAAGTGCTTCAAATTGGTCTTCTATGTACACAAGCTTCAGCTGCATTAAGACCGTCCATGTCGGAAGTAGTTCAGATGCTAAATGATAAAGAATGCGTAGTTCCCTCACCGAAGCAGCCTCCATTCTTGAATGCCAGCGTGCTAAGTCCAGACGACTCAAACGAAAGTTCTATTATTACAAGCTATGTAACCCCGAAGGACTATGCAGCGCGCAACAAATCTTCGAGTGATAGTCGTTTGTCATCCATTCCGGCTATTCAAGAATCAATTGGTTCTTCAGAAACCAATCAATCCGGGCAGGAATCAAATCCCTCTCCCGGAGAAAACTCGAGACTGCAAATTTGA
- the LOC119983283 gene encoding cysteine-rich receptor-like protein kinase 1 isoform X2 produces MHNLIKQVANHLSGSYFVATPSPAIYGMAQCHRDLSPVDCQVCFSEGRVKLPKCLPSSSARIFLDGCFLRYDNYSFFNEATDPKYDYVNCSSSKEVLTDKSLLMDFNSKVAQVIKNVTETAVVNKGFAVSEVRGGVVAVYALAQCWTTLDADSCRLCLNLAGSKLRQCKPGAGGRALYAGCYMRYSTERFFNIAVDTEEGPDKDSYKGIIIGIVLSAVAFVLLASFGAYIGYKRLSEKKKDQNSIRQALASSNRSSLNFKYEALEKATDYFNESRKLGQGGAGSVFKGILLDGRVVAVKRLVYNTRQWVDQFFNEVNLISGIQHKNIVSLLGCSIEGPESLLVYEFVPNRSLDQILFAKSTIHVLNWQQRFSMILGIAEGLAYLHGGSGVKIIHRDIKASNILLDENFTSKIADFGLARCAASDQSHISTGIAGTLGYMAPEYLVKGQLTEKADVYSFGVLILEISTGRKNTVFSQGSDSILHSVWKHYERRTLTKTVDAGLEGIFPEEEASKVLQIGLLCTQASAALRPSMSEVVQMLNDKECVVPSPKQPPFLNASVLSPDDSNESSIITSYVTPKDYAARNKSSSDSRLSSIPAIQESIGSSETNQSGQESNPSPGENSRLQI; encoded by the exons ATGCACAACCTAATTAAACAAGTCGCCAATCATCTCTCTGGATCCTATTTCGTCGCCACACCATCGCCGGCGATCTATGGTATGGCCCAATGTCACCGAGATCTATCCCCTGTTGACTGCCAGGTCTGTTTCAGCGAAGGCAGAGTGAAACTCCCGAAATGTCTCCCTAGCAGCTCTGCTCGTATCTTTCTCGATGGTTGCTTTCTTCGTTACGATAACTACAGCTTCTTTAATGAAGCCACTGACCCGAAATACGACTATGTGAACTGTAGCTCGTCGAAGGAGGTTTTGACGGATAAGTCATTATTGATGGATTTCAACAGTAAGGTCGCTCAAGTGATCAAGAATGTGACTGAAACGGCGGTGGTAAATAAGGGTTTTGCGGTGTCGGAGGTGAGAGGAGGCGTTGTGGCGGTGTATGCATTGGCACAGTGTTGGACAACGCTCGATGCTGATAGTTGTAGGTTATGTCTGAACTTAGCAGGGTCTAAGTTGAGGCAGTGTAAGCCTGGGGCTGGTGGCAGGGCACTCTATGCTGGTTGTTATATGAGGTACTCTacggagagattcttcaacatTGCTGTGGACACCGAGGAGGGTCCTGATAAGG ACTCTTACAAAGGAATTATCATAGGAATCGTATTATCAGCGGTGGCATTTGTTCTCCTTGCTTCTTTTGGCGCTTATATAGGGTACAAGAGACTatcagagaagaaaaaag ATCAAAATAGTATTCGTCAAGCTCTAGCTTCGTCAAACAGATCTAGTTTGAATTTCAAGTATGAAGCACTTGAGAAGGCAACCGACTACTTCAATGAGTCGAGGAAACTAGGACAAGGAGGAGCAGGTTCTGTTTTCAAAGGGATTCTACTTGATGGGAGAGTGGTTGCAGTTAAGAGATTGGTCTATAATACACGGCAATGGGTGGATCAGTTTTTCAATGAAGTAAATTTAATCAGTGGTATTCAACACAAGAATATTGTTAGTCTTTTGGGTTGCAGCATTGAAGGACCAGAGAGCCTCTTAGTTTACGAGTTCGTGCCTAACCGAAGCCTCGATCAAATTTTGTTTG CTAAGAGCACAATACATGTTCTCAACTGGCAGCAGCGGTTCAGTATGATTCTCGGGATCGCTGAGGGGCTTGCATATCTTCATGgaggttctggagtaaaaattatCCACAGAGACATAAAAGCCAGCAACATTCTTCTTGACGAGAATTTTACTTCAAAGATTGCTGATTTTGGGCTTGCTCGATGTGCGGCTTCTGATCAATCCCATATTAGCACTGGAATCGCGGGAACACT GGGATATATGGCTCCAGAATATCTAGTTAAAGGACAGTTAACAGAAAAGGCAGATGTATATTCATTTGGCGTGCTTATTCTCGAGATTTCTACTGGAAGGAAAAATACTGTATTTTCTCAGGGTTCAGATTCGATTTTGCATTCC GTTTGGAAGCACTACGAGAGACGGACTTTAACAAAAACAGTTGATGCCGGTTTAGAAGGTATATTTCCAGAGGAAGAGGCATCCAAAGTGCTTCAAATTGGTCTTCTATGTACACAAGCTTCAGCTGCATTAAGACCGTCCATGTCGGAAGTAGTTCAGATGCTAAATGATAAAGAATGCGTAGTTCCCTCACCGAAGCAGCCTCCATTCTTGAATGCCAGCGTGCTAAGTCCAGACGACTCAAACGAAAGTTCTATTATTACAAGCTATGTAACCCCGAAGGACTATGCAGCGCGCAACAAATCTTCGAGTGATAGTCGTTTGTCATCCATTCCGGCTATTCAAGAATCAATTGGTTCTTCAGAAACCAATCAATCCGGGCAGGAATCAAATCCCTCTCCCGGAGAAAACTCGAGACTGCAAATTTGA